One genomic region from Bradyrhizobium icense encodes:
- a CDS encoding FecCD family ABC transporter permease — protein sequence MSVEAVALTNEGAARRRIGATAALAALVVLLMLISLGIGPVRLSPLAVAEALFGGGGEVAQVIVREIRLPRTLLALAIGAILGLSGAALQGLLRNPLASPSLFGAPQSAAFGAVLVIALGLADVRSYALPVAAIVAAFGSVFVLLSIAGRNAGLLILILSGLAISSFAGAATALVMNLSSNPFVVLEIAFWLLGSLEDRSFQHVMLAFPFIVAGAIMLFSQRHAFRALSLGEETAQSLGVDVGRLRLFVISGVALGVGGAVAVTGTIGFIGLVAPHLMRPLIGHDPGRLLVPSALAGSALLLAADIAVRIIPSTSDIKVGVLTSIIGVPFFLYLIMRERRALGGGVA from the coding sequence ATGAGTGTTGAAGCCGTAGCCCTGACCAATGAGGGCGCCGCGCGCCGCCGGATCGGCGCGACCGCGGCGCTTGCCGCCCTCGTTGTGCTCCTGATGCTGATCTCGCTCGGCATAGGGCCGGTGCGGCTGTCGCCGCTTGCCGTGGCGGAAGCGCTGTTCGGCGGCGGCGGCGAGGTGGCGCAGGTGATCGTGCGGGAAATCCGCCTGCCGCGCACGCTTCTGGCGCTGGCGATCGGTGCCATCCTCGGGCTGTCGGGCGCGGCGCTGCAGGGTTTGCTGCGTAATCCGCTGGCCTCGCCCTCGCTGTTCGGCGCGCCGCAATCGGCCGCATTCGGCGCGGTGCTGGTGATCGCGCTCGGGCTGGCCGATGTGCGTTCCTATGCGCTGCCGGTCGCAGCGATCGTTGCGGCGTTCGGTTCGGTGTTCGTGCTGCTCTCGATCGCCGGGCGCAATGCGGGGTTGCTGATTCTCATCCTGTCGGGTCTCGCGATCTCGAGCTTTGCGGGCGCCGCCACCGCGCTGGTGATGAACCTCTCCAGCAATCCGTTCGTGGTGCTGGAGATCGCGTTCTGGCTATTGGGCTCGCTGGAGGACCGCAGCTTTCAGCACGTCATGCTGGCGTTTCCATTCATCGTTGCCGGCGCGATCATGCTGTTCAGCCAGCGCCATGCCTTTCGCGCGCTCAGCCTCGGCGAGGAAACCGCGCAGAGCCTGGGCGTCGATGTCGGACGTTTGCGGCTGTTCGTGATTTCGGGCGTCGCGCTCGGCGTCGGCGGTGCGGTCGCGGTCACCGGCACCATCGGATTCATCGGCCTGGTCGCGCCGCATCTGATGCGGCCCCTGATCGGCCACGATCCCGGGCGGCTATTGGTGCCGAGCGCGCTCGCGGGCTCGGCGCTATTGCTGGCGGCCGATATCGCGGTGCGCATCATTCCCTCGACCTCGGACATCAAGGTCGGTGTGCTGACCTCGATCATCGGCGTGCCATTCTTCCTCTATCTCATCATGCGCGAGCGCCGTGCGCTCGGCGGAGGCGTTGCATGA
- a CDS encoding TonB-dependent receptor, with the protein MSSTNTATRRRRFWLASSFLVPIVSLGISGAHAQAPSSEQLPPIEIISPTDPNRTRAKPTYDEGSTSRRVVPAAAPSTGRRPASGTRSNVAAQSASQGAGGNGRQFSGIVGTSATVITAEEIANSPAQTLSEIIAQTPGVQLQSLYGGVNGAKTTVDLRGFGAFATANSLVLINGRRLNDIDMAGVDLSTIPLTSIERIEITRGNSGAVLYGDNAVGGVVNIVLKNGVGGPPVTIRSEAGVGSFNQRLANISAATNYGPWSTSFYGNAIKSDGYRVNNALDQRNGVGNLNYTTPDLKAFLTVTGDDQKLGFPGGRTVDPSIGLNQLVTDRRGTNTPFDYGNQQGASATTGFTKTIMNGVDLIVDGGVRKKDTQSGFFGAVPFASPLPSFSSTYNDASLQTWSITPRLSVKNSIFGIPSQILTGIDYYNATFNQERGAFKGLAPTHIYDLSQQTLAGYWQHTVGLLPTTDFSYGARVQNTSLSARDRYDPSAPGCAMFFNCSAQAFPLDSNETQYALHAGLEHRFNSVFSVFGRAARAFRTPTVDERVSSGPAFDPFFIPLPGDFKLKTQTSHDIEGGFRIKSGGFQMQSSIYTMDLENEIHFNPVLFFNVNLDPTRRYGSETSAALRVSDSVTLRGGMAYTRAVFREGQFTGNDVPLVSRYTASGGVTWNIWQNYLVFDATVRAWSERVMDNDQANTQRRIPADATVDLKLSGAYEHFFWSLSVINVLDAQYYDYAIASSFTPGRFSAYPLPGRTFMVKAGATF; encoded by the coding sequence ATGTCTTCCACCAATACAGCCACGCGGCGCCGCCGCTTTTGGCTCGCCTCCAGTTTTCTCGTTCCCATCGTGTCGCTCGGCATTTCCGGCGCGCACGCGCAGGCGCCGTCGTCCGAACAGTTGCCGCCGATCGAGATCATTTCGCCTACCGACCCGAACCGAACTCGCGCAAAACCGACCTACGATGAAGGATCAACCTCGCGCCGCGTCGTGCCGGCAGCCGCGCCGTCGACCGGCAGGCGGCCCGCATCCGGGACGCGCTCGAACGTCGCAGCGCAAAGTGCTTCTCAGGGTGCGGGCGGAAACGGCCGGCAGTTCTCCGGCATCGTCGGCACCTCGGCGACCGTGATCACTGCAGAGGAGATCGCGAATTCGCCGGCCCAGACGCTGTCCGAGATCATCGCGCAGACGCCCGGCGTACAACTGCAATCGCTCTATGGCGGCGTGAACGGCGCGAAAACGACGGTCGATCTGCGCGGGTTCGGCGCGTTCGCCACCGCCAACAGCCTCGTCCTGATCAATGGCCGCAGGCTCAACGATATCGACATGGCCGGCGTCGATCTCTCGACCATTCCGCTCACTTCGATCGAGCGCATCGAAATCACCCGCGGCAACAGCGGCGCGGTGCTCTACGGCGACAACGCGGTCGGCGGCGTCGTCAACATCGTCCTGAAGAACGGCGTCGGCGGCCCGCCGGTCACGATCCGCAGCGAAGCCGGCGTCGGCTCGTTCAATCAACGGCTTGCGAATATCTCGGCCGCGACCAACTACGGACCTTGGTCGACGTCCTTCTACGGCAACGCCATCAAGTCTGACGGTTACCGGGTCAACAACGCCCTCGATCAACGCAACGGGGTCGGCAATCTCAATTATACCACACCGGACCTCAAGGCCTTCCTTACGGTGACCGGTGACGACCAGAAGCTCGGTTTCCCGGGCGGACGTACCGTCGATCCCTCAATCGGACTCAATCAACTCGTCACCGATCGCAGGGGCACCAATACGCCGTTCGACTACGGCAACCAGCAGGGCGCCAGCGCAACCACCGGCTTTACCAAGACAATCATGAACGGCGTCGATCTGATCGTCGACGGCGGCGTTCGGAAGAAGGATACGCAAAGCGGTTTCTTCGGCGCGGTGCCGTTTGCCTCGCCACTTCCGAGCTTCTCCTCGACCTATAACGACGCATCATTGCAGACCTGGTCGATCACGCCGCGACTGAGCGTCAAGAATTCGATCTTCGGAATTCCCTCCCAGATCCTGACCGGCATCGACTATTACAATGCGACGTTCAACCAGGAGCGCGGGGCGTTCAAAGGCCTCGCTCCGACCCACATCTACGATCTGTCGCAACAGACGCTGGCCGGCTACTGGCAGCACACGGTAGGCCTGTTGCCGACGACCGATTTCTCCTATGGCGCCAGGGTTCAAAACACCAGCCTGAGCGCCCGAGATCGGTACGATCCCAGTGCGCCCGGTTGCGCCATGTTCTTTAATTGCAGCGCTCAAGCCTTCCCATTGGACAGCAACGAAACACAATACGCGCTGCATGCCGGTCTCGAGCATCGCTTCAATAGCGTGTTCTCGGTATTCGGCCGCGCCGCACGCGCGTTCCGCACCCCGACCGTGGATGAACGCGTTTCGTCGGGACCGGCCTTCGACCCCTTCTTCATCCCGCTGCCCGGCGACTTCAAGCTGAAGACCCAGACCTCGCATGACATCGAGGGCGGATTCCGCATCAAGAGCGGCGGATTCCAGATGCAATCGAGCATCTACACCATGGATCTCGAGAACGAGATCCATTTCAATCCTGTGCTGTTCTTCAACGTCAATCTCGATCCAACCCGCCGCTACGGCTCCGAGACGAGCGCCGCGCTACGTGTCAGTGACAGCGTGACGCTCCGCGGCGGCATGGCGTATACGCGCGCCGTCTTCCGCGAAGGGCAGTTCACCGGCAATGACGTGCCGCTGGTGTCGCGCTACACCGCGAGCGGCGGCGTGACCTGGAACATCTGGCAAAACTATCTCGTGTTCGACGCCACGGTGCGCGCCTGGAGCGAACGCGTCATGGACAACGACCAGGCCAACACCCAGCGCCGCATCCCGGCCGACGCCACTGTCGATCTCAAATTGAGTGGCGCTTACGAGCATTTCTTCTGGTCGCTTAGCGTGATCAACGTGCTCGACGCACAGTATTACGACTACGCCATCGCCAGTTCGTTCACGCCGGGCCGCTTCTCGGCCTATCCGCTCCCCGGCCGCACCTTCATGGTGAAGGCCGGCGCGACGTTCTGA
- a CDS encoding MFS transporter, giving the protein MVDILAAPHQAKADTSLRTLAAISVAHWVSHFHLFVLPMLFPFLKEQLGVGYIELGFALTVFGVVSGLTQAPIGYLADHIGARKVLLIGLTVGGLALIMLGLHLSYASLIICAALLGLANSVYHPCDYAILSTHMDEARMGRAFSIHTFAGFLGGAVAPTIMLMLVTAVGGLGALIVAGAVGPVVALLLIAIRIPDASSADRKTDDSAAPQQSIVTPAIIVLTIFFMLLGLSSAGIGNFGVVALMSGYGVTFSAANIALTAYLGASAAGVLAGGYLADRTKRHGNVAAASFAINAVIITIIATVNLPSVVLTAAMALAGFLGGVIAPSRDMLVRNAAPAGAAGRAFGIVSTGFNFSGILSPLLFGWIMDQSLPHWVFGASVAFMVLTVLLALVTDRKPAEPARA; this is encoded by the coding sequence ATGGTCGACATTCTGGCCGCACCGCACCAAGCCAAAGCGGATACATCGCTGCGCACGCTCGCAGCGATTTCGGTCGCCCATTGGGTCAGCCATTTCCATCTGTTCGTGCTGCCGATGCTGTTTCCGTTCCTGAAGGAGCAGTTGGGCGTCGGCTATATCGAGCTCGGCTTCGCGCTGACTGTGTTTGGCGTCGTCTCCGGCCTGACGCAGGCCCCGATCGGCTATCTCGCCGACCATATCGGCGCACGAAAGGTGCTGCTGATCGGGCTCACCGTCGGCGGCCTCGCGCTGATCATGCTCGGCCTGCACCTGAGCTACGCCTCGCTGATCATCTGCGCCGCGCTACTCGGCCTTGCCAACAGCGTCTATCACCCGTGCGACTATGCGATCCTGTCGACGCATATGGATGAAGCGCGGATGGGCCGCGCCTTTTCGATCCACACTTTTGCGGGTTTCCTTGGCGGCGCGGTGGCGCCCACGATCATGCTCATGCTGGTGACAGCCGTCGGCGGGCTCGGCGCGCTGATCGTGGCCGGCGCGGTGGGACCAGTGGTGGCGCTGCTATTGATCGCGATCAGGATTCCCGATGCCAGTTCGGCCGATCGCAAGACCGATGACTCTGCGGCGCCGCAGCAGAGCATCGTGACGCCTGCGATCATCGTGCTGACGATCTTCTTCATGTTGCTCGGCCTGTCCAGTGCCGGCATCGGCAATTTCGGCGTGGTTGCGCTGATGAGCGGCTATGGCGTGACGTTCTCGGCCGCCAACATCGCGCTGACCGCCTATCTCGGCGCCAGCGCGGCCGGCGTGCTGGCCGGCGGCTATCTTGCCGACCGCACCAAACGCCACGGCAATGTCGCCGCCGCGAGCTTTGCGATCAACGCCGTCATCATAACAATCATCGCGACGGTCAACCTGCCGTCGGTGGTGCTGACCGCCGCCATGGCGCTCGCCGGATTCCTCGGCGGCGTCATCGCCCCCTCGCGCGACATGCTGGTCCGCAACGCAGCTCCGGCGGGCGCCGCGGGCCGCGCCTTCGGCATCGTCTCCACCGGTTTCAATTTCAGCGGCATCCTCTCCCCGCTGTTGTTCGGCTGGATCATGGACCAGAGCCTGCCGCATTGGGTGTTCGGCGCTTCCGTCGCCTTCATGGTGCTCACGGTCCTGCTGGCGCTGGTCACCGACCGCAAGCCGGCGGAACCCGCCAGGGCGTAG
- a CDS encoding N-acyl-D-amino-acid deacylase family protein, with protein sequence MTSTPDLVIRGGTIADGKGGELFEADVAITGGRITEVGKVAAKGKEEIDARGRLVTPGFVDVHTHYDGQVTWSQDITPSSQNGVTTAIMGNCGVGFAPCRPADHVRLIQLMEGVEDIPEPVLSAGIPWAWESFPDYMDWLSKRNFDMDIGAQLPHAALRVYVMGERGARRDPSTPEDNKAMAAMAADAVRAGALGFSTSRTLNHRTSTGDFTPTLKAGEDELTAIAAAMHAQGRSVLQFVLDLSTIDEDLPMMLRVAENTKIPVSFSITQNDKAPQRWRQTLDSIREASARGLSITAQIAARPVGLMLGLELSRNPFQTHPSYQAIAHLPLAERLARLRQPELRKAILSEHATATDDPLFFRPNYDKMYLLGNPPDYEQPPENTLGAQARRLGKQPEELAYDAMLTDDGRGMLYVPFLNYAEGNLDAVSEMLRNPNAVPGLSDGGAHCGIICDASFPTYLLTHWTRDRTRGEKLSIPFVVAAQSRKTALSVGLYDRGVIAPGFKADVNVIDFDRLHLHPPKVHYDLPVGGRRLMQQVDGYDATIVSGVVTQRAGKATGARPGKLVRGTQGRKPQFDAAAS encoded by the coding sequence ATGACCTCGACCCCCGATCTCGTGATCCGTGGCGGCACCATAGCCGATGGCAAGGGTGGCGAATTGTTCGAAGCCGATGTTGCGATCACCGGCGGCCGCATCACCGAAGTCGGCAAGGTTGCCGCAAAGGGCAAGGAAGAGATCGACGCCCGCGGCAGACTGGTCACGCCGGGCTTTGTCGACGTCCACACCCATTATGACGGCCAGGTCACCTGGAGCCAGGACATCACGCCCTCCTCGCAGAACGGCGTCACCACGGCGATCATGGGCAATTGCGGCGTCGGTTTCGCGCCGTGCCGCCCTGCCGACCATGTCCGGCTGATTCAGCTAATGGAAGGCGTCGAGGATATTCCCGAGCCGGTTCTGAGCGCCGGCATCCCTTGGGCCTGGGAGAGCTTTCCGGACTACATGGACTGGCTGTCCAAGCGCAACTTCGACATGGATATCGGCGCGCAACTGCCGCATGCGGCGCTGCGAGTGTACGTGATGGGCGAGCGCGGCGCGCGCCGCGATCCGTCGACGCCGGAAGACAACAAGGCGATGGCGGCAATGGCTGCCGATGCCGTGCGAGCTGGCGCACTCGGCTTCTCGACCTCGCGCACGCTCAACCACCGCACCTCGACCGGCGATTTTACGCCGACGCTGAAGGCCGGCGAGGATGAACTGACCGCCATCGCGGCAGCGATGCATGCGCAGGGCCGCAGTGTGTTGCAGTTCGTGCTCGATCTCTCCACCATCGACGAAGACCTGCCGATGATGCTGCGGGTCGCCGAGAATACCAAAATCCCGGTGTCGTTCTCGATCACCCAAAACGACAAGGCGCCGCAGCGCTGGCGCCAGACGCTCGACAGCATCCGCGAAGCGTCGGCGCGCGGCCTGTCGATTACGGCGCAGATCGCCGCCCGCCCGGTGGGACTGATGCTCGGACTCGAACTGTCGCGCAATCCGTTCCAGACTCATCCGAGCTACCAGGCGATTGCGCATTTGCCGCTCGCCGAGCGGCTCGCACGGTTACGCCAGCCCGAGCTACGCAAAGCGATCCTGAGCGAGCACGCCACCGCGACCGACGATCCGCTGTTCTTCCGACCGAACTACGACAAGATGTACCTGCTCGGCAATCCGCCGGACTACGAGCAGCCGCCGGAAAATACTCTGGGCGCACAGGCCCGCCGCCTGGGCAAACAGCCGGAAGAACTTGCCTATGATGCGATGCTGACGGATGACGGCCGCGGCATGCTCTACGTGCCGTTCCTCAATTATGCCGAGGGCAACCTCGATGCTGTCAGCGAGATGCTGCGCAATCCCAATGCCGTGCCTGGGCTATCCGACGGCGGCGCGCATTGCGGCATCATCTGCGACGCCAGCTTCCCGACCTATCTCCTGACGCACTGGACGCGCGACCGTACCCGCGGCGAGAAGTTGTCGATCCCGTTCGTCGTCGCCGCGCAATCGCGCAAGACCGCGCTCTCGGTCGGTCTCTACGACCGTGGCGTGATCGCGCCCGGCTTCAAGGCCGACGTCAACGTGATCGATTTCGACCGCCTGCACCTGCATCCGCCAAAAGTGCATTATGACCTGCCGGTCGGCGGCCGCCGCCTGATGCAGCAGGTCGATGGCTATGACGCTACCATCGTCTCCGGCGTGGTGACGCAGCGCGCCGGCAAGGCCACCGGCGCCCGCCCCGGCAAACTGGTGCGCGGCACGCAGGGCCGTAAGCCGCAATTCGACGCGGCGGCGAGTTAG
- a CDS encoding transposase, producing MNEDWTNVVVRLGGAETLEVTARETKAFLRPREITNAVDLLRLILAYCLGERGLRSTAAWATSIGLVDISNVALLYCLRQCGDWLAMLVGQVLAATAPPASRGRMIRIIDATSVPKKGSEARKKNKVWRIHSAFDLPQERFGYFELTDQQAGETLDRIPAVAGEIRLADRAYLQPDRMAPLLEAGADIVIRAGWKSARWLDAEGNVFDLIAALRKAAGRGLIDRPIWIKRKRGAPLALRLVAVKKPVQAAADARRKAHRDAQRGGHQLSKQTLDAADWVILVTSLKPRDFATADVLALYRLRWRIELGFKRLKSLIRLKGPPGADEGSARPYILAHLLAILLLEPFVDELEDSPRLAEAA from the coding sequence GTGAACGAAGACTGGACGAACGTCGTCGTCCGGCTTGGCGGGGCAGAAACGCTTGAAGTTACGGCGCGCGAGACGAAAGCGTTCCTGCGTCCGCGCGAGATCACCAATGCGGTGGATTTGCTGAGGTTGATCCTGGCTTACTGTCTGGGCGAGCGCGGATTGCGCTCGACCGCCGCATGGGCGACGTCGATAGGTCTTGTCGATATTTCCAACGTGGCGCTGCTGTATTGTCTGCGTCAGTGCGGGGACTGGCTCGCAATGCTGGTGGGTCAGGTGCTCGCGGCCACTGCTCCGCCAGCGAGCCGGGGGCGAATGATCCGCATTATCGATGCCACCTCGGTGCCGAAGAAAGGATCGGAAGCCAGGAAAAAGAACAAGGTGTGGCGTATCCATAGCGCGTTCGATCTACCGCAGGAACGCTTTGGCTACTTCGAACTGACCGATCAGCAGGCGGGCGAGACGCTCGACCGGATACCGGCGGTGGCGGGCGAGATCCGTCTTGCCGATCGCGCCTATTTGCAACCGGACCGCATGGCGCCTCTGCTCGAAGCCGGCGCGGACATCGTGATCCGGGCCGGCTGGAAGAGCGCGCGCTGGCTCGATGCCGAGGGCAATGTGTTCGATCTCATCGCGGCGTTGCGTAAGGCGGCGGGGCGCGGGCTGATCGATCGGCCGATCTGGATAAAACGCAAACGTGGCGCACCTCTCGCCTTGCGTCTGGTCGCCGTCAAGAAGCCGGTGCAGGCGGCTGCCGACGCGCGACGCAAGGCGCACCGGGATGCACAACGGGGCGGTCACCAGCTCTCCAAGCAAACCCTCGATGCTGCCGATTGGGTGATCCTGGTCACTTCCCTCAAGCCCAGGGACTTCGCAACCGCTGATGTTCTGGCCCTGTATCGCCTGCGATGGCGGATTGAACTCGGCTTCAAACGGCTGAAGAGCCTGATCCGCCTGAAGGGCCCGCCGGGGGCTGATGAAGGCTCCGCCAGACCCTACATTCTGGCTCATCTATTGGCCATTCTGCTGCTCGAGCCGTTCGTCGACGAACTCGAGGACTCTCCCCGCTTGGCCGAAGCCGCCTGA
- a CDS encoding MFS transporter: MTAQATPKGTSTGTPKGAWTITFLLFLFMLVNFADKIVVGLAGGPIMDELKLSPEQFGFLGSSFFFLFSISAIVVGFIVNRIDTRWVLLAMAVIWSVAQFPMVGTVGFATLVICRIILGAGEGPAFAVAAHAIYKWFPDEKRTLPTAILSQGSAFGVILAVPALNWIIVNHSWHYAFGALGIVGLMWAAAWLVMGKEGPLVHTVTTAATDPRVPYLQLLTSRTFIGCVAATFGAYWALSLGLTWFTPFIVKGLGFSQTDAGWISVLPWVFGAAIVLLTGWISQVMLTRGYTTRGARGVLGSVPLIVGGLILAVLPYVNGAGWQIAFLVVGSGLCGSIYVVCPPMLGEFTPVQQRGAVIAIYGAIYTLAGMIAPFVMGAVIQNAAVPLDGYMSGFTINAVIMAASGLLGLLLLWPNTERKRLMAQAATQPKFA; the protein is encoded by the coding sequence ATGACCGCGCAAGCGACGCCCAAGGGGACGTCCACGGGGACGCCCAAGGGCGCCTGGACCATCACCTTCCTGCTGTTTCTGTTCATGCTGGTGAACTTTGCCGACAAGATCGTCGTCGGACTTGCCGGCGGGCCGATCATGGATGAGCTGAAGCTCTCGCCAGAACAGTTCGGCTTTCTCGGCTCCTCGTTCTTTTTCCTGTTTTCGATCTCGGCCATCGTCGTCGGCTTCATCGTCAACCGCATCGACACCCGCTGGGTGCTGCTCGCGATGGCGGTGATCTGGTCGGTGGCGCAGTTTCCGATGGTCGGCACTGTAGGTTTTGCGACGCTCGTGATCTGTCGTATCATCCTCGGCGCCGGTGAAGGGCCGGCGTTCGCAGTGGCCGCGCATGCCATCTACAAATGGTTTCCCGACGAAAAGCGGACGCTTCCCACCGCCATTCTCTCGCAGGGTTCGGCGTTCGGCGTCATTCTCGCGGTGCCGGCGCTCAATTGGATCATCGTCAATCATAGCTGGCACTACGCATTCGGCGCGCTCGGCATCGTCGGCCTGATGTGGGCTGCGGCGTGGCTCGTCATGGGCAAGGAAGGGCCGCTGGTTCACACCGTTACGACGGCTGCAACCGATCCGCGCGTTCCCTATCTCCAGCTTCTGACGTCGCGCACATTCATCGGCTGCGTCGCCGCCACCTTCGGCGCCTATTGGGCGCTGTCGCTCGGGCTGACCTGGTTCACGCCATTCATCGTCAAGGGGCTGGGCTTCTCGCAAACGGATGCGGGATGGATTTCCGTTTTGCCCTGGGTGTTCGGCGCGGCCATCGTGCTGCTGACGGGCTGGATTTCGCAGGTGATGCTGACGCGCGGTTACACGACGCGCGGCGCTCGGGGTGTGCTCGGCTCTGTGCCGCTGATCGTCGGCGGGCTGATCCTCGCGGTGCTGCCCTATGTCAACGGCGCTGGATGGCAGATCGCGTTCCTCGTCGTCGGCTCCGGGCTCTGCGGCTCGATCTATGTGGTCTGCCCGCCGATGCTCGGCGAATTCACCCCGGTACAGCAGCGCGGCGCCGTGATCGCAATCTATGGCGCGATCTACACGCTGGCGGGAATGATCGCGCCGTTCGTGATGGGCGCCGTGATTCAGAATGCGGCGGTGCCGCTCGACGGCTACATGTCCGGCTTCACCATCAACGCCGTGATCATGGCAGCGTCAGGGTTGCTCGGGCTGTTGCTGCTGTGGCCGAACACGGAACGCAAGCGGTTGATGGCGCAAGCAGCGACGCAGCCGAAATTCGCGTGA
- a CDS encoding ABC transporter ATP-binding protein: MTKGNPNAIGPVLHVTGLTKSYRTAGEDVAVLRGVNLTVAAGESVALTGESGSGKSTLLHLIAGLDAADDGEIRLADVSVAELSDAERAELRRDRLGLVFQQFNLIPSLTVEDNLAFQSRIAGRHDAAWHHEMVERLGLGRFLKRYPEQLSGGQQQRVAIGRALAVKPLLLLADEPTGNLDEDTADEVLALARDLVTRSGCGFLLVTHSARLAATLDRQVNLHAGVIA, encoded by the coding sequence ATGACCAAAGGCAATCCCAATGCGATCGGCCCCGTGCTTCACGTGACTGGCCTGACCAAGAGCTACCGCACCGCCGGCGAGGACGTCGCGGTGCTGCGCGGCGTAAACCTGACGGTCGCTGCCGGTGAGAGCGTCGCGCTGACAGGAGAATCCGGCAGCGGCAAGAGCACGCTCCTGCACCTGATCGCTGGCCTCGATGCGGCCGATGACGGCGAGATCAGGCTCGCCGACGTCTCGGTCGCCGAACTCAGCGATGCTGAGCGCGCGGAATTGCGCCGCGACCGCCTCGGCCTGGTGTTTCAGCAATTCAATCTGATCCCGAGCCTTACCGTGGAAGACAACCTCGCTTTCCAGTCACGTATCGCCGGCCGTCATGATGCCGCCTGGCACCACGAAATGGTGGAGCGGCTCGGGCTCGGCCGCTTCCTGAAGCGCTATCCCGAGCAATTGTCCGGCGGTCAGCAACAACGCGTCGCCATCGGCCGGGCATTGGCGGTCAAGCCGCTATTGCTGCTCGCGGACGAGCCGACCGGCAATCTCGACGAGGACACCGCGGACGAGGTACTCGCGCTGGCGCGCGACCTGGTGACCCGCAGCGGCTGCGGCTTTCTGCTGGTGACGCACAGCGCGCGGCTCGCCGCAACGCTCGACCGCCAGGTCAACCTTCATGCCGGGGTGATCGCGTGA